One genomic segment of Rivularia sp. PCC 7116 includes these proteins:
- a CDS encoding DUF6761 family protein produces MLQDTRTIRYYQTLTDAFVEMWNRGYRTDDMRIYLDGYLAALRSSNGLEPYLIHRLEEEATRFLFDVSNFAVTQPQAEPDYY; encoded by the coding sequence ATGCTCCAAGACACACGAACCATCCGCTACTATCAAACATTAACAGATGCCTTCGTCGAGATGTGGAATAGGGGTTATCGTACAGACGATATGCGGATTTACCTTGATGGTTATCTAGCCGCACTAAGAAGCAGTAACGGTCTTGAACCTTACTTAATTCACCGCTTAGAAGAAGAAGCGACTCGTTTTCTATTTGATGTATCCAATTTTGCAGTTACTCAACCCCAGGCAGAGCCAGATTACTACTAA
- a CDS encoding 1-acyl-sn-glycerol-3-phosphate acyltransferase codes for MMEFDSIFDTGRRKTVNSKITARLADTNSRISPWLSSLTYLLAGNILLPFYFSQITIVGQENLPKSGPVILAPTHKARWDSLLLPYATGRGVTGRDLRFMVTSTECRGFQGWFVRRLGGFPVNSQRPSITTLRHTVELLKRGEMLVIYPEGGIFRDSEVHPLKPGIGRLALSAESSHPGLGVKIVPICFNYSHPYPDWGTDVSISIAPAIKVSDYAQGCVKHDAKKLTDDLAHALQQLNYQYDDLASSAFMQIES; via the coding sequence ATGATGGAATTTGATTCGATATTTGATACCGGCAGACGAAAAACAGTCAATAGTAAAATAACGGCTAGATTGGCTGACACTAATTCGCGAATTTCTCCTTGGTTGAGTTCTCTGACTTATCTACTGGCAGGGAATATTCTTTTGCCTTTTTACTTTAGTCAAATCACAATTGTTGGACAGGAAAATTTACCAAAAAGTGGCCCGGTAATTTTGGCTCCTACTCATAAAGCACGCTGGGATTCGTTACTTTTGCCTTATGCAACAGGACGTGGAGTTACCGGGCGAGATTTACGTTTTATGGTCACGAGTACGGAGTGCCGAGGTTTTCAAGGTTGGTTTGTGCGGCGATTGGGAGGATTCCCCGTCAATTCACAACGTCCTTCAATTACAACTCTTCGCCATACAGTGGAATTACTAAAGCGTGGCGAAATGTTAGTTATTTACCCTGAAGGTGGTATTTTCCGTGACAGCGAAGTTCATCCGCTAAAGCCTGGAATTGGACGTTTGGCTTTGAGTGCCGAATCATCTCACCCCGGTTTAGGAGTGAAAATTGTGCCTATTTGTTTTAATTACAGTCATCCTTATCCAGATTGGGGTACTGATGTAAGCATTAGCATTGCTCCGGCAATCAAAGTTTCTGACTATGCTCAAGGCTGTGTAAAGCATGATGCGAAGAAGCTTACAGATGATTTGGCTCACGCGCTTCAACAATTAAATTATCAATATGACGACTTAGCTAGTAGTGCTTTTATGCAAATAGAAAGTTAG
- a CDS encoding S8 family serine peptidase, with protein sequence MNTNTNRPEKSSSGIPDSSLGLIIQRGGEELILEKISDSFTVRSQFNISTRELAQNFLGSWRSTIPTSRLELFRVAPSSLEMAMSQARSSNNVAFASHVYQIKGNPGNKVYLGDQITIEFDLRVDSARINTIAAKFGLILYKSIDGLPNTFAFKVGKQATQNPIKITNRLQGLPEVVASEPNIIIHQESYYKPRDPLYFQQWYLNHNGGNQLAYGSHISVEKAWDITRGVRSVTVAVVDDSFDLNHPDFMGSGKIVAPLDLKDKDFLPIPTQKQPSHGTACAGIAIAEENGTGIAGIAPGCAFMPIRTSGFLDDESIEAIFDWAIEKGASVISCSWGASAVYFPLSLRQRAAITRAATKGRNGKGCVILFAAGNANRPINGTVYERGWVKNIVTGKTRWLSGFAVHPDVITVSASTSLNKKAAYSNWGTNISLCAPSNNAQPGMWFEQTGFVYSQPAISASLPGRGMFTTDQLGAAGYTKGDFTGYFGGTSSATPVVAGVAALTLSVNPDLTVVQVKRILEETADKIVDFEADAQLGLRYGSYDDNGHSKWFGYGKVNAISAVKAAQKLRANAIVPTKFIEERNNAALPIPDNDKQGIKSRINVTDSGNVRDIQVSVNITHEFLSDLEIYLIAPNNQRVLLQSRTLGRRKDLLTTYCVQTHPVLENLLNQSAKGNWQLWVVDTAPQDVGKLKNWELALSINS encoded by the coding sequence ATGAATACGAACACTAACCGACCTGAAAAATCTTCGTCCGGGATACCAGATAGCAGTTTAGGATTGATTATACAACGCGGTGGTGAAGAATTAATATTAGAAAAAATTTCAGATAGCTTTACGGTTCGCAGTCAGTTTAATATTTCTACTAGAGAATTAGCCCAGAATTTTTTAGGTAGTTGGCGCAGTACTATTCCGACTTCTCGTTTAGAATTATTTCGAGTTGCGCCCAGCAGCTTAGAGATGGCGATGTCTCAAGCCCGGAGTTCTAACAATGTAGCTTTTGCCAGCCATGTTTACCAAATTAAGGGCAATCCTGGAAATAAAGTTTATTTAGGCGACCAAATTACGATTGAATTCGATCTGAGGGTCGATTCTGCCAGAATTAACACCATTGCAGCAAAGTTTGGCTTAATTCTTTACAAATCTATTGATGGTCTTCCTAATACTTTCGCTTTTAAAGTTGGCAAACAAGCTACACAAAATCCGATAAAAATTACTAATAGGTTACAAGGATTACCCGAAGTTGTAGCTAGCGAACCTAATATTATTATCCATCAAGAATCCTATTACAAACCTCGCGATCCTCTGTATTTCCAACAGTGGTATCTTAATCATAATGGTGGTAATCAATTAGCTTATGGTTCTCATATTTCGGTAGAGAAAGCCTGGGATATTACGCGAGGAGTTCGTTCGGTTACTGTTGCGGTGGTAGATGATTCTTTTGACTTGAATCATCCCGATTTCATGGGTAGTGGCAAAATAGTTGCTCCTCTGGATTTAAAAGATAAAGATTTTTTACCAATACCTACACAAAAACAACCCAGTCACGGTACCGCTTGTGCGGGGATAGCGATCGCAGAGGAGAATGGTACGGGAATTGCTGGAATTGCCCCTGGTTGTGCGTTTATGCCTATCCGTACTAGTGGATTTTTAGATGATGAATCTATAGAAGCGATTTTTGATTGGGCTATTGAAAAAGGGGCTAGTGTAATTTCTTGCAGTTGGGGAGCATCGGCTGTATATTTCCCTCTTTCTTTGCGTCAACGCGCCGCTATTACTCGCGCTGCTACTAAAGGTCGCAACGGCAAGGGTTGCGTAATTTTATTTGCTGCTGGTAATGCCAATCGCCCTATCAATGGCACGGTTTACGAACGCGGATGGGTAAAAAATATAGTAACTGGTAAAACAAGGTGGCTCAGTGGATTTGCCGTACATCCTGATGTAATTACTGTTTCTGCCTCTACAAGCTTGAATAAAAAAGCAGCTTACAGTAACTGGGGTACAAATATTTCTTTATGCGCGCCAAGCAATAATGCTCAACCAGGTATGTGGTTTGAGCAAACGGGTTTTGTCTATAGCCAACCAGCTATTTCAGCTTCGCTGCCTGGGCGAGGAATGTTTACAACAGATCAATTAGGAGCAGCAGGCTACACAAAAGGCGATTTTACTGGTTATTTTGGCGGTACTTCTAGCGCCACTCCCGTAGTCGCTGGAGTCGCAGCGCTAACTTTGTCAGTAAACCCTGACTTAACAGTTGTGCAGGTAAAACGCATACTTGAAGAAACCGCAGATAAAATAGTTGATTTTGAAGCCGATGCACAGTTAGGTTTGCGTTACGGAAGTTACGATGATAACGGTCATTCAAAATGGTTCGGTTACGGCAAAGTAAATGCGATATCGGCAGTAAAAGCAGCGCAAAAACTTCGAGCTAATGCCATAGTTCCAACCAAATTCATAGAAGAGCGTAACAATGCTGCATTGCCTATTCCCGATAATGACAAACAAGGAATAAAAAGCAGAATTAATGTAACCGACTCTGGTAATGTCCGCGATATTCAAGTTAGCGTTAACATCACCCATGAATTTTTAAGCGATTTGGAAATTTATTTAATTGCCCCCAACAATCAACGGGTTTTGCTGCAAAGTCGTACTTTAGGTCGTCGCAAGGATTTACTTACTACTTATTGTGTCCAAACCCATCCAGTATTAGAAAATTTACTTAATCAGTCAGCTAAAGGAAACTGGCAGTTGTGGGTTGTTGATACAGCACCACAAGATGTTGGCAAACTAAAGAATTGGGAACTTGCTTTATCAATTAACAGTTGA
- the tadA gene encoding tRNA adenosine(34) deaminase TadA, with product MLSSYSEYLIHRKWMEQALRLSQLAADAGEVPVGAVIIDSSENMIAEGENRKQRDNDPTAHAEILAIRKATDRLQSWRLHECTIYVTLEPCPMCAGAIVQARMGLLVYGVDDPKTGAIRTVVNIPDSAASNHRLRVIGGILESDCRSSLQAWFANRRHSTR from the coding sequence ATGTTAAGTAGTTATTCGGAATATCTTATACATAGAAAATGGATGGAACAAGCTTTAAGGCTGTCTCAACTGGCGGCAGATGCAGGGGAGGTACCTGTAGGCGCTGTTATTATTGATTCATCCGAGAATATGATTGCAGAAGGTGAAAATAGAAAACAACGCGACAATGACCCCACCGCTCATGCGGAAATTCTCGCTATACGAAAAGCAACGGATAGGTTACAAAGTTGGCGACTTCATGAATGTACTATCTACGTTACTCTCGAACCTTGTCCGATGTGTGCTGGTGCCATTGTGCAAGCCCGTATGGGTCTATTAGTGTATGGAGTAGATGACCCGAAAACTGGTGCAATTCGCACTGTTGTCAACATTCCCGATAGTGCAGCTTCTAATCACCGTTTGCGTGTAATTGGAGGCATCTTAGAATCTGACTGTCGCTCCTCATTACAAGCTTGGTTTGCTAATCGGCGACATAGCACAAGATAA
- the grxD gene encoding Grx4 family monothiol glutaredoxin, producing the protein MTPEVKERIENLVQQNKIMVFMKGSKLMPMCGFSNNVVQIINTLGVPYETFDILEDQEIRQGVKEYSEWPTIPQVYINGEFVGGSDILIELYQKGELQQMVEVAMAS; encoded by the coding sequence ATGACACCAGAAGTTAAAGAAAGAATTGAGAATCTGGTACAGCAGAACAAAATCATGGTTTTCATGAAGGGAAGCAAATTAATGCCTATGTGCGGCTTCTCTAACAATGTTGTTCAAATTATCAATACATTAGGAGTTCCTTACGAAACTTTTGACATTCTTGAAGATCAAGAAATACGCCAAGGAGTAAAAGAATATTCTGAGTGGCCTACAATTCCCCAGGTATACATCAATGGTGAATTCGTCGGCGGTTCGGATATTTTGATTGAACTTTACCAAAAAGGCGAATTGCAGCAAATGGTAGAAGTAGCAATGGCTTCTTAG
- a CDS encoding response regulator transcription factor, whose amino-acid sequence MGSVCIEIIEGNPHLRSLLGWHLQQLDYRVFQAASIYQAREAFLTHQPTLVVLDADLPDGDGIEFCRWLNRQQQPLILMLSARNNEADIVTGLKAGADDYLSKPFGMQEFLARVEALVRRKRTPVAPAYLDYGALQIDLVQRRVRFKGEFIDLTPQEFSLLYVLAQAAGIPLSRSELLRRAWPDAIDNPRTIDTHVLSLRKKVELDPRQPSLIQTIRNVGYRFNVEILNTNVSPNISQSAPQIAKHQPKTQFAQQHSTIASGR is encoded by the coding sequence GTGGGTTCGGTTTGTATAGAAATTATTGAGGGGAATCCCCATTTAAGGTCGCTGTTAGGTTGGCACTTACAACAATTGGATTATAGAGTATTTCAGGCTGCTAGCATTTATCAAGCTAGAGAAGCCTTTCTGACTCATCAACCAACACTAGTTGTCCTTGATGCCGATCTACCTGATGGTGATGGAATCGAATTTTGTCGTTGGTTGAATCGCCAGCAACAGCCTTTGATTCTAATGCTCTCTGCGCGAAATAACGAAGCTGATATTGTCACTGGTTTGAAAGCGGGTGCTGACGATTACCTGAGTAAACCTTTTGGAATGCAAGAATTTCTTGCACGAGTAGAAGCGCTTGTTCGTCGCAAGCGTACTCCTGTAGCGCCAGCTTACCTGGATTACGGTGCCCTGCAAATTGACTTAGTACAGCGCCGCGTCCGCTTTAAAGGTGAATTTATTGATTTAACACCACAAGAATTTAGTTTGCTTTACGTGTTAGCTCAAGCTGCTGGAATTCCTTTGTCTCGCTCAGAACTATTGCGTCGCGCTTGGCCTGATGCAATAGATAATCCGCGTACAATTGATACGCACGTATTATCGCTGCGGAAAAAAGTCGAATTAGATCCACGCCAGCCAAGTCTAATTCAAACCATACGCAATGTCGGATATCGGTTTAATGTCGAAATTCTAAATACAAATGTTTCTCCAAATATTTCGCAATCGGCACCGCAAATAGCCAAACATCAACCAAAAACTCAATTTGCCCAGCAGCATTCTACTATTGCTTCGGGGAGATGA
- the grxC gene encoding glutaredoxin 3, with amino-acid sequence MFDFLNPLLGRHPEQIKANVEIYTWQTCPYCIRAKMLLWWKGVKFTEYKIDGDAIARNEMAERANGKRTLPQIFINNQHVGGCDELYQLDTQGQLDSLLNQPATV; translated from the coding sequence ATGTTCGATTTTCTCAATCCACTTTTAGGTCGTCATCCCGAACAAATCAAAGCGAACGTAGAAATTTATACTTGGCAAACTTGTCCCTATTGTATCCGTGCAAAAATGTTGTTGTGGTGGAAAGGCGTTAAATTCACCGAATACAAGATAGACGGAGATGCAATAGCCAGAAATGAAATGGCAGAACGCGCTAACGGAAAACGTACTTTACCCCAGATTTTTATTAACAATCAACATGTTGGCGGTTGTGACGAATTGTATCAATTAGATACTCAAGGTCAGCTTGATTCTTTGTTAAACCAGCCTGCAACAGTTTAA
- a CDS encoding Fe2+-dependent dioxygenase: MILTIENILTPEELELITSKLQDAEFVDGKLTAGWFAKQIKNNIQLSGSAEASGELRTVAIKAIKRNLLFQAAVKPKIVRPILFSCYEAGMYYGSHVDNAIMGGEKPIRSDVSFTLFLNSPSSYKGGELVIDTSLGEQAFKLEAGSMVVYPSTTLHRVEKVVEGKRLAAVSWVQSFVREPSEREILFDLDTTKQVMFKKYGKTPEFDLISKTHANLIRKWAEV, encoded by the coding sequence ATGATTCTTACTATAGAAAATATTCTGACACCCGAAGAATTAGAACTAATTACTTCTAAACTTCAAGATGCTGAGTTTGTAGACGGCAAGCTAACAGCAGGATGGTTTGCGAAACAGATAAAAAATAACATTCAGCTATCCGGAAGTGCAGAAGCGAGCGGGGAACTGAGAACTGTTGCAATTAAAGCAATTAAACGCAATCTGCTATTTCAAGCAGCAGTCAAACCAAAAATTGTTCGCCCTATTCTTTTCAGTTGCTATGAAGCTGGTATGTATTACGGTTCTCACGTCGATAACGCAATAATGGGTGGTGAAAAACCAATACGTTCCGATGTTTCATTTACCTTATTCCTAAATTCTCCTTCTAGTTATAAAGGTGGAGAATTGGTTATCGACACAAGTTTAGGAGAGCAGGCTTTTAAATTAGAAGCAGGCTCTATGGTTGTATATCCTTCAACAACTTTGCATCGAGTTGAAAAAGTAGTGGAAGGTAAACGTCTAGCAGCAGTTAGTTGGGTACAAAGCTTCGTTCGCGAACCATCCGAACGCGAAATTTTATTTGATTTAGATACAACTAAACAAGTGATGTTTAAAAAATATGGTAAAACACCAGAATTTGACTTAATTAGTAAAACCCACGCTAACTTAATACGGAAATGGGCAGAAGTTTAA
- a CDS encoding ATP-binding cassette domain-containing protein — METKPQVQLKLEQVSYAETLTAQTKQKLPDYPILQDISFEVYEGDRFAITGPAGAGKSYLLRLLNRLYEPTKGKIYLENREYQQIRVIELRKTVALVGQEPKLLGMSVREALAYPLVLRSFTKPQIQQRLSYWLEQLNIPDDWLARTETQLSGGQRQLVHLARGLVIQPKILLLDEPTSNLDLKTAERIIKILNQLYEKHQTTILMVNHQLNVAENFCTRLLYLQQGHLVTNQTASQVNWNNLQQSLKQAEAEDDFDF, encoded by the coding sequence TTGGAGACAAAGCCACAAGTTCAACTCAAATTAGAACAAGTCAGTTACGCAGAAACACTGACTGCTCAAACAAAGCAAAAATTGCCCGATTATCCTATATTGCAGGATATTTCATTCGAGGTTTACGAAGGCGATCGCTTTGCTATTACCGGCCCGGCTGGGGCAGGTAAGTCTTATTTATTACGTCTTTTAAATCGCTTATACGAACCTACAAAAGGTAAAATTTATCTTGAAAATCGAGAATATCAACAAATTCGGGTAATTGAGCTACGTAAAACTGTTGCCCTTGTTGGGCAAGAACCAAAACTATTAGGAATGAGCGTGAGAGAGGCTTTAGCTTATCCGCTTGTGTTGCGAAGTTTTACTAAGCCTCAAATTCAACAACGCTTAAGCTATTGGCTCGAACAGCTAAATATTCCAGACGACTGGTTAGCTAGAACAGAAACGCAGCTTTCGGGGGGACAGCGACAACTAGTACACCTTGCTAGAGGTTTAGTTATCCAGCCAAAAATTTTATTGTTAGACGAGCCAACCTCTAACCTAGATTTAAAAACAGCGGAACGCATTATTAAAATTCTAAATCAGCTATACGAAAAGCATCAGACTACAATTTTGATGGTGAATCACCAGTTAAATGTAGCCGAAAATTTTTGTACCCGGCTTTTGTACTTGCAACAAGGACATTTAGTTACAAATCAAACAGCTTCTCAAGTAAACTGGAATAATTTGCAACAAAGCTTGAAACAAGCTGAAGCCGAAGATGATTTTGATTTTTAA
- a CDS encoding glutamyl-tRNA reductase, producing MHIAVVGLSHKTAPVEVREKLSIPEPQTEGAIAHLLSYPSIEEVTILSTCNRLEIYIVAQESEQGIREVTQFLSEYSKLPVNTLRPHLFMLLHQDAVMHLMRVSSGLDSLVLGEGQILAQVKTTHKIGQQYKGIKTVLNKLFKQAITAGKRVRSETSIGTGAVSISSAAVELAQIKVQNLAAARVTIVGAGKMSRLLVKHLISKGADEICILNRSMKRAEELANKFSACTIRTQPLEEMMPVINESDLVFTSTSATEPILNRSKLELVLEPSRPLMVFDISVPRNVHSDVNELDNVQAFNVDDLKAVVAQNQESRRKMALEAEGILEQEVEAFEIWWRSLETVSTISSLRNKIETIREQELEKALSRLGSEFGEKHQEVIEALTRGIVNKILHDPMVQLRAQQDVEARRHCMQTLQKLFNLDAEEQFS from the coding sequence ATGCATATAGCAGTCGTAGGCTTAAGTCACAAAACAGCCCCAGTAGAAGTTAGAGAAAAACTTAGCATTCCCGAGCCACAAACAGAAGGCGCAATAGCTCACCTGTTAAGCTATCCAAGCATCGAAGAAGTGACAATTCTGAGTACTTGTAATCGTTTAGAAATTTATATCGTTGCTCAAGAAAGCGAGCAAGGTATCCGAGAAGTAACTCAATTTCTATCGGAATATAGTAAATTGCCTGTTAACACTTTGAGACCTCATTTATTTATGCTGCTGCATCAAGATGCAGTAATGCATTTAATGCGAGTTAGTAGTGGTTTGGATAGCTTGGTATTAGGAGAAGGACAAATTCTTGCTCAAGTCAAAACAACTCACAAAATTGGTCAACAATACAAAGGCATTAAAACAGTTTTAAATAAATTATTTAAACAAGCAATTACCGCCGGTAAGCGCGTGCGTAGCGAAACTAGTATCGGAACCGGTGCGGTTTCCATCAGTTCTGCTGCCGTAGAATTAGCTCAGATAAAAGTACAAAATTTAGCAGCAGCCCGAGTAACCATTGTTGGCGCGGGAAAAATGTCGCGTTTGCTAGTAAAGCATTTAATATCAAAAGGTGCGGATGAAATTTGTATTTTAAATCGCTCTATGAAAAGGGCTGAAGAATTAGCAAACAAATTTAGTGCTTGTACTATCCGAACTCAGCCTCTTGAAGAAATGATGCCGGTAATTAACGAGAGCGATTTAGTATTTACAAGTACTTCTGCAACAGAGCCAATACTTAACCGCAGCAAACTAGAATTGGTTTTAGAACCCAGTCGCCCTTTAATGGTATTTGATATTTCTGTACCGCGTAACGTTCATTCGGATGTCAACGAATTAGATAACGTACAAGCGTTTAATGTTGACGACTTGAAAGCTGTAGTGGCGCAAAACCAAGAAAGTCGTCGAAAAATGGCGTTGGAAGCAGAAGGTATTTTAGAGCAAGAAGTAGAAGCTTTTGAAATCTGGTGGCGCAGTCTCGAAACAGTTTCGACCATTAGTTCTTTACGAAACAAAATAGAAACTATCCGCGAGCAAGAACTAGAAAAAGCTTTATCAAGATTGGGTTCGGAATTTGGCGAAAAACACCAAGAAGTTATTGAAGCCCTTACACGAGGCATCGTAAATAAAATATTACACGACCCGATGGTACAGTTGAGAGCGCAGCAAGATGTCGAAGCCAGAAGGCACTGTATGCAAACTCTACAAAAGTTATTTAATCTTGATGCGGAAGAACAATTTAGTTAG
- a CDS encoding BolA family protein: MISPQQVEEMIKAQMPDAQVQVEDLTGGGDHYQVSVVSSQFAGKGLVKQHQLVYGALKQAMSTEAIHALALKTYTPEAWRATAAS, encoded by the coding sequence ATGATAAGTCCGCAGCAAGTAGAAGAAATGATAAAGGCGCAAATGCCAGATGCCCAAGTCCAAGTAGAAGATTTGACCGGCGGTGGCGACCATTATCAAGTCAGTGTAGTTTCATCGCAGTTTGCAGGCAAGGGATTAGTAAAACAACATCAGTTGGTATATGGTGCCTTGAAACAAGCTATGTCTACAGAAGCTATTCACGCATTAGCACTTAAAACATATACTCCCGAGGCTTGGCGGGCTACTGCTGCTTCATAA
- the glpX gene encoding class II fructose-bisphosphatase, with protein MENTLGLEIIEVVEQAAIASSRWMGKGEKNTADQVAVEAMRERMNKIYMRGRIVIGEGERDDAPMLYIGEEVGICTREDAKSYCNPDELVEIDIAVDPCEGTNLVAYGQNGSMAVLAISEKGGLFAAPDFYMKKLAAPSQAKGKVDINKSATENLKILSECLNRSVEELVVVVMDRPRHKDLIAEIRQAGARVRLISDGDVSAAISCGFAGTNIHALMGIGAAPEGVISAAAMRCLGGHFQGQLIYDPEIVKTGLIGESKESNLARLKEMGINDPDKVYNAEELANGENVLFAACGITPGTLMEGVRFFHGGARTQSLVISSQSKTARFVDTIHMFDNPQTISLS; from the coding sequence GTGGAAAATACTCTTGGATTAGAGATTATTGAAGTAGTAGAGCAAGCGGCGATCGCTAGTTCTCGCTGGATGGGTAAAGGTGAGAAGAATACCGCCGACCAAGTAGCTGTAGAAGCTATGCGGGAAAGAATGAATAAAATCTACATGCGCGGGCGCATTGTGATTGGAGAAGGCGAACGCGATGACGCTCCCATGCTTTACATTGGTGAAGAAGTGGGAATTTGTACTCGTGAAGATGCCAAAAGTTACTGTAACCCCGATGAGTTAGTTGAAATTGATATCGCGGTTGACCCTTGTGAAGGTACCAACCTAGTAGCATACGGTCAAAACGGCTCAATGGCTGTACTAGCAATTTCCGAAAAAGGTGGGTTGTTTGCTGCACCCGACTTTTATATGAAAAAGCTAGCAGCACCATCGCAGGCAAAAGGCAAAGTAGATATCAATAAGTCTGCCACTGAAAACCTGAAGATTTTATCTGAGTGCTTAAATCGTTCCGTTGAGGAATTGGTAGTAGTAGTGATGGATCGTCCCCGTCACAAAGACCTAATTGCGGAAATTCGCCAAGCAGGTGCTAGAGTACGTTTAATTAGCGATGGTGACGTTTCGGCTGCAATTTCCTGCGGTTTTGCCGGTACAAATATTCATGCACTAATGGGTATTGGTGCGGCACCTGAAGGTGTAATCTCTGCGGCTGCAATGCGCTGTTTGGGCGGACACTTCCAAGGACAATTGATTTACGATCCAGAAATAGTAAAAACAGGTTTAATTGGCGAAAGCAAAGAAAGCAACCTTGCAAGACTTAAAGAAATGGGCATCAACGACCCAGATAAAGTTTACAACGCTGAAGAACTAGCTAACGGTGAGAACGTACTCTTTGCAGCTTGCGGTATTACTCCCGGCACTTTAATGGAAGGGGTTCGTTTCTTCCACGGAGGTGCTAGAACTCAAAGCTTAGTAATTTCGAGCCAATCTAAAACTGCTCGGTTTGTCGATACCATTCATATGTTTGATAATCCACAAACCATAAGTCTTAGCTAA